Genomic segment of Zingiber officinale cultivar Zhangliang chromosome 11B, Zo_v1.1, whole genome shotgun sequence:
ACCACCTCGAGCGCTCCTCACGCCCCCGTCGCCTCTTCACCAACTCGCCTCGCGGAGTGACACCCTCCTGGTTCTCCGTGCCGTTCCGCCACCCGGCCACATTCGCCACGCTGGCGCTCGAGCCCGCGATGAAGGTGAGCATCCTCGCGGACCTGGAAGCCTTTGCGGATGGCCGAGAGTTCTACTGCCGTACGGGCCGCGCGTGGAAGCGCGGGTACCTGCTCCACGGCCCGCCGGGTTCCGGAAAGTCCTCGCTCATTGCTGCAATGGCCAACCACCTGCACTACGACGTCTACGATCTGGAGTTGACCCGAGTTGCCAACAACTCGGACCTACGTTCGTTGCTCATCCAGACGAACAACCGCTCCGTGATTGTAATCGAGGACATAGACTGCTCGCTGGATCTCACCGGCGATCGGCGTGGTACGGGGAAGTCCACAGAAGCGAGGATGAGAACGATGAGGCGTCGACGGCAGCCATCGCTCGACAACGAGGGAACCGACTCCGAGGACGACGACGTCGGAGGCAGAGGCAACGACGGGCGCGTGACGCTGTCGGGGCTGCTGAACTTTATCGACGGGCTGTGGTCGTGCTGCGGCGAGGAGAGGGTGATAGTGTTCACGACGAACTACGTGGAGGCGTTCGACCCGGCGCTGCTGCGGCCGGGCCGGATGGACGTGCACGTGAGGCTGGGCGCCTGCGGGGCGCACGCAATGCGGGAACTGGTGGAGAGATACGTGGGGTTGAGGGACCACGAGATGGTAGCCGTGGCGGAGGGTTTCATTCGGGCGGGAGCGGAGATGACGCCTGCGGAGGTGGCGGAGGTGCTGTTGAGGGACAGGGAAGAACCAGAGGAGGCGGTGAGGAGCTTGGTAGCTGAGCTGAGGGCGAGAGTCGTGGGTGGAGCAggcagagaagaggaagaggaggagtcCGGGAGGGCGTGGAGTTGGGAGGAGTCGCCGGAGAAGGCGGGGGGAAAGAGGAGGAGGGCCGGTTGGGAGAAAAAGGTGAGGTTTTTGAGGCGGCTGAGGAGCTTGACCAAGTCAGATTCAGAAAGCAGGGGGGTTTAGACGTTTCGTACGAGAAAGGCTGCAGTTATTCTTATTTCCCCTTCTATGTTTCGACTTTATGGGTAAGATCCTTTTTTATTTTCGTTGTTGATTGATTTATAGTTTCGAAGGCGTTTCTTTAACTACAAGGAACTTACTGTACTGTGTTGTAAGATTTGTAATCTTCAGACTTCGGTTGGCGTATATAATCCTTTGGTATTAATTTCCTCTTAAGCTGAAAAACTGGCCTAATtagtaattatttatttatttaatccaAATTTAACACTTTATTTGAGTAAATTGAAGAATCACATCCGACTACCAATAAGGAAATTTGGTCCGACAAGCTCAAATGGGCAAAATTCCTGCGGAGATTCGCATAGACTCTGCTGTGCGCCATTCCTCGAGGATAACCCGGTCGCGTTTCGGCGAGTGGCGTTTGCTGCTCCGCGCTAAACTGTCGAGAAGGCGAAGGGAAGGGGAGAGGAAGGAGGAGAACGGAGATGATGACTGGTCGTAGCGTATTCCTCTTCTCCACTATCTCCCCCTCTTTAATGACGACTAGGAACCGAAGCAGAAGAAGAGGCGGAAGCGCAAGCAGAGACTCGGCTAGTTTTGGCGGTGAGTTCTTACTGGACTGACAGCGGAGACGGTTCCTATATCGCGTATTCTCTGTGAATCGATTTTTGTTTGACGCAGTAAAATTGTGTCTTCGCTAGAAAGGATTTCTTGACTGATATTGAGTCGCGAGACCTAATGCGTCGCTCTCACACATTTTGTTTCCTATTAGGAAGATTTCTGTGCTCTTCTATTAttgttttttgttgtttttttttcttattcagAAGTATGAAATGATTATGAACTTTTAAATCTGTTGTCAAGGAGTGTTTGGTGGCTTCATCTCTTAGTAAAGCTTCGGCTGTTCCTGAATAGTTGAAACTGTGATTGTTTAATGTAATAAACGAATTGGGTTATGAAATGAGACTgctttatttattgctttataaTTCTTAGTAGATATATCTTATTCGCCTTGTGCATTTGGGTTCCCATGCTAACTAATTCAGTGACAGCTAAAATTTATGTCAGCTCCAATTTGGAGGAGCAGGAAGAACCACAGCGTCATGACAGTGAACCTTCATCAAGCCCTATTAACCTAAAGGTTACATCATCTTGTAGATCTTTGAATGTCTTTTTTTAGCTTGAAGGTTACAAACATTGTGCTTTTTGTTGGTTTACTTACACAATGGCACTGACAGCCCACACATTTTCTATTTCTGTACCAACAATAGACCCTTGATTCTAATATACATTGCTGTTTTCTTGGCTTGTGTAAGtttggaagaaagaaaagaaacattAGATTCGTTGTTGAACTAAATTTTGTCAACTTTCATAAGAAGGCGAATGGTTTGCCGCGTAAGTTGAGATCTGTGCATCTCAGAAAGGATCTCTGGCAATGCTAAACAGGAAATGGCTCTCAGTCAATGTAGATACAGTGCAGGTTTAGATCTCAGCTAATTCTCTTCCCATTGGAAGCACCTCATTAACCAGAAGCAGAACTTGCTATCTTCCAGAAGGTCACAAGTCAATAGATGGTATCTGCTTGTTGCACAGGCAGTCTTTTCCCTGCTGATTGTCACTCCTTCTACCTAATATCTGCACTTGGTCAGGCAACATATGGATGATTGATTGTCTATTGTGTCAATCTAGGCTACAATGGTTAAGAAGGAAGCAGACATGGTGTAGCACATCTCAGATACCATGACAAAGTTATAGTCTAATCAAACAAACATCACAGTTGGTCTTCATATTTGAATATCATGCCATGGAAGGATTGATCTTTTATCATTTGATTGATAATCATTGTTCCAGCCATACACAAATTATTATGTTTTGTTTACTTGAGGGGAGGGGAGTCTTAGAGAAAGTTTGTGTgagtagagaaaagaaaagaaaaactacgCTAGTTAGTCTCCACTCATTATTTCGATCTTTCTTATTTACTTGGATGGAATCAAAGGGAACGATGTAAACATTGGATCTCAATTCCCTTCTCAAATTCATTTCCTTCTCATTTCCATCCAAGTAAACACAACATATATGATTAGATGTGAAAAGTATGCATAAATGGTAGGTCGCATTATGCCTTGTGATTTAGTTGATTTCTCTGAAAGATCTTATAATTTAAGGTCTTAGTTTGTTTACGTTGCAATATCCTTGTTAAAGTTCTACTTTCTCATGCAGGAGACTGGTTCACTTCATTCAAGACGAAAATGTGTTACATGTTTATATGCAACTCTAGCAGCAGTACATATTGCTGGACCATTGCATCCACCTGATGGATTTGCATTAGAATCAACGGATAGTAAATTAAAATCTGTGTGTCGAAATTGTAGCGGAAGTGGTGTTGTATTATGTAAGATGTCTTCCTTCTTATGTGCACTTCTTCTTTtgtttatattaagtggttcaaaTGGTGTTGAGCTAGATCAACTCATTTAGTAGCTTTATGAATTATTTTAAAGTCTTGCAAACAAGTTACAAGAGATACTAAATATAGAATTCTCTGTATTTGATGATGTTCTAATAATCAAATTATTGCAAAAGATCAAAGAAACTCAGCAATTAGGTATTCTTACCCTGTCAAATTAGAAACACCAGCATGCAAATTTTCATCTAGTCCTATGAAATAAATGGTTTATTTCTTCCATCATTACTCCCATGAAACTAAGTTAGATTTTAGATCAGAGCTACCTGGCAGAAGATTGTGCAGCTAGAGTTATACTATGAACTACAGATGTCTTCTGATTTACCATGAAAGTTATAGTGAATCATAAGTCATGCAAAACTGTATATTTTTCCTATATAAAAATTGGAAAagaaatatgtatatatatataagaaaaatcTTCCATGGATTATATCTGACAGAATGTGGTACTGAAAGTTGTATACTAATTTTTAGGTTATTCATAAAGAGAAACTGACATGATAAATATGAATTAATCACAGTTGGCattatcaaattcaaaatcaTATGGTAATTGATACCAATGGCCATTTTATAGGTGGAATATTTTGAGATTACTGTTCTAGATCATTCTGATGTTATCTTTTTTACTTAAACTTAGGTGACATGTGTGGTGGCACGGGAAAATGGAAAGCACTCAACAGAAAGCGAGCAAAAGATGTGTACGAGTTTACAGAATGCCCTAATTGTTATGGTAGGGATTTTGCTATTTTGTCAAAGAGGCTTGGTACAGAGTTGTGAGCACATTTCCCTATGCATGAACAGTGGCATGATGATATTTAAGTGTACAGGATCACATAATGGCATTTAGGTGTGCATGATCATATATTGACATTAAGTGTGATTTAGTTCTTACAGAGTGCGCCTATACATTGCCTGCCAAGTTCATTATAAAAGTCAGTAATCTGTCTCTTCTCACCGACGAAGAATCATAAAAAAAGTTGTTTCACAAATGAAAAACGCTGATCACAACAATTTGATTAGAATCTGCTTGTATTTCTAAAACTGGTATTTTTGTTCCCATGATTATTCTTTGTATATGATAGAAATCTTTACCATTCTAGATTTTGGGAAAGTATAGTCTTTTCCATGTTAGTTTAACATAATTAATCCATGCTAGTCTAATATTTATTGCTTGCTAAATTGCTTGGCCTTTCCAAGGAAACAAGATAAGCTGAACCGTAACCCATCCAACACAATCCAGAAACATCATTTGCATGTGCTGCTACTATATTCAGTTGGAACTTCAAATTAACCTGTAATCATTACAATTTTATGTTGCCAGATTAGTATTCCAGCTACAGATAATTTTGTGCTTTCAGAAAGCACTACACAATTTATAGTCTCACTGCACAATTTTAGGTACAGGTCTAATTCCATATTgtaatttaggtttaaaattttatatatacaaATGTTGTTTCCCATTTTCTTGAAGCTTCATTTAGTTTGTAAATGGACATTGGCATGACCTTTTGGA
This window contains:
- the LOC122033609 gene encoding AAA-ATPase At5g57480-like, with product MELLSQMWSLLGLLTILQNILPSQLLALLHSTWQSLQDSLTPYSYFDVPEFLGSSAVEPNDLYRHVHLYLHQSLICSAAASSAPPRLTLSLPCGSLAAPSLSISPNHSLEDSFAGQRLLWTHHADTLQDSLEERRTYSLRLPKRASASLLGPYLAHLSGAADHLERSSRPRRLFTNSPRGVTPSWFSVPFRHPATFATLALEPAMKVSILADLEAFADGREFYCRTGRAWKRGYLLHGPPGSGKSSLIAAMANHLHYDVYDLELTRVANNSDLRSLLIQTNNRSVIVIEDIDCSLDLTGDRRGTGKSTEARMRTMRRRRQPSLDNEGTDSEDDDVGGRGNDGRVTLSGLLNFIDGLWSCCGEERVIVFTTNYVEAFDPALLRPGRMDVHVRLGACGAHAMRELVERYVGLRDHEMVAVAEGFIRAGAEMTPAEVAEVLLRDREEPEEAVRSLVAELRARVVGGAGREEEEEESGRAWSWEESPEKAGGKRRRAGWEKKVRFLRRLRSLTKSDSESRGV